In Terriglobus aquaticus, the genomic window TCGCCATGGTGCCCGCCAGCATCGCCCGCATGCCCAGCCGCGCCAGTTCGTTGCGCCGGCTTGGAATCAGTGCACCGATGCCGCCAATCTGCATGCCAACCGACCCCAGATTCGCAAAGCCGCACAGCGCAAACGTGGCGATCGCCAGCGTCCGCGTACTGATCGCACCCGCATTCGCAAGCTGCCCAAGCTGCGTGTAAGCGATGAACTCGTTCAGCACCGCACGCGTTCCAATCAGGTTGCCGATCGTCGGGGCGTCGTGCCACGGAATCCCGATCAGCCACGCAATCGGCGCGCAGAAAAACCCAAGGATCACGTTCAGCGACGACGGAAACGCCACCGCATGCCCACCGATCGTGTGAACCCCGATCAGGTTGTGAATGCCCAGGAGGATGCCGTTCAACAGACCCACCAGTGCAAGGAAGCTGATCAGCATGATCGCCACATTGAACGCGAGCTGACCGCCATCGATCGTCCCTCGCGCGATCGAGCCGATCAGGTTCTCACTCTTGTGCTCGTCCTCGCTCTCAATGTGAACCGTGCCCAATGTCGCCGGAACTTCGGTCTCCGGCACCAGCATCTTCGCCACCAGGATCGTTCCCGGTGCGGTCATGATCACCGCGCTCAGCAGGTCCTGCGCGCGAATGCCGAACGAGATATACGCCGCCATGATGCCGCCGGACACGTGCGCCATGCCGCTCGTCATGATGGTCATCAACTCTGACCGCGTCGCGCCATTCAGAAACGGCCGGATCGTCAGCGGAGCCTCGGTCTGGCCCATAAAGATCGACGCCGCGACATTCGTCGACTCCGCCCCGCTGGTCCCCATCGTGCGCTGCATGATCCAGGCCACGCCACGGATCACCCACTGCATGATGCCCAGGTGGTACAGCACCGCGAACAGTGCCGAAACGAAGATGATCGTCGGCAACACCGCAAACGCAAACACCTGCAGCGGGCTCTTGGGGTCCCCCAGCTTGCCGAACACCAGCGACGATCCATCCACCGAGTGCGCCAGCAGGGAAGTCACCGCGCCCGCAATGTTATGCAGGGCAATCTGACCATACGGAAAGCGGATCACCAGGAAAGCAAACAAAACCTGCAGGCCAAGTCCCCAGGCCACGGTGCGCCATCGAATCGCGCGCCGGTCCGTGGAAAGCGCATACGCAACCCCAAGCAGAACAACCAGACCAAGCAGACCGGTGAAACGGGCCAAGGGCGGCCCTCCTATACAAGTGGCGATATCCCCTGAGTGTAGCGGACAGGCGACCCCCGCCGGCTCCTTCCCGGTAACTGGCGTTACCGAACTTTCACGCTCCGCTCACCGTCCGGCAACAGCCGCAGGGCACGCTGGGGGCGTGATGGCACCGGACCGGATGGCGAGGAACCACCAGGCGAGCGCGTCCCCCGTCGCGCCTTGCGAGGAACTTCCAGCAGAGACAACCACGGCGCCCCCGGCGGCTCTCCCGATCTCCACCTGCGACACCCTCATCCTCTCGGACCTCCATCTCGGTGCCGAGGTCAGTCGAGCGGCAGACGCGATGCACCTGATCGAGTCCGTCGACTTCCGTCAGCTCATCCTGCTTGGCGACATCTTCCACGACCTCAACTTCGGCCGCCTCACCGGCGCGCACTGGAAGTTCCTCTCGGCCATCCGCAAGCTCAGCAACCCCAAACGCCGTCGCAAGGTCATCTGGGTCGAAGGCAATCACGACGTCGGCCTTTCCCAGCTCATGTCGCACCTGGTCGGCGTGCCCGTGTACCAGCGCTACGTGTGGGAGTACGGCGGCAAGCGTCATCTGGCGATCCACGGTCACCAGTTCGATCGCTTCGTGAACCGCAACGTCCTCCTCAGCCGCTTCTTCGAGTGGTTCTACAACAACGCCCAAAAGTTCGACAGCAAGCAGAAGAGCATGTCGCGCTGGCTTGACCGGCTCAGCACGCGTTGGCTGCGGCTCAGCGACAAGGTCGCCGAAGGCGCCCTGCAGTACGCGCAGGAAGGCCGCGCCGATCGCATCTTCTGCGGCCACACGCACGAGTCGCGCACCGAAACCCGCAACGGCGTCGAGTACTTCAACACCGGCGCCTGGATGGACCAGAACGCCACCTTCATCGCAGTCGACCTCAGAGGAGTCCACCTCCATGTCTACCCAAATCGAGTGCCCGGCAGAGTTGCAGATCGTCATCCCGGCAAAGAACGAGTCACGCTTCCTGCCAGATCTGCTGACCTCGTTGACCCGGCAGGATTACCCGCTCATCCGTTCTACGAAAGTCTTCGTTGCTGACGCCGCATCCACCGACGATACCGTCGCCCTGGCACTCAGCTTTCGTCCCACCCTCGACATCCACATCCTGCCCGGCGGCATGCCTTCCGTTGGTCGCAATCGCGGCGCCCGCGCCGGCAACGCGCAGTTCACGCTCTTCCTCGACGCCGACGTAGAGCTGCAGGACCCGACCCTCATCCGCCGTGCTCTGGAAGCGGCTCAGCGCCGCAAATTCCACTGCGTCACCGTCGACATCCAGTGCAAGGACGGCCGCCCTTCCGACCGCTGGCTCTACCGCGGCAACAATCGCATGCAGCGCCTCTCGCAGTGGTTCCTCCCTTTCGGCACCGGCATGTTTCTCCTCTTCCAGAGCGCGCGCTTCCACGAACTCGGCGGCTTCAGCGAAGACGCCCTTTTCGCCGAGGACTACCTGCTCACCAAGCAGGTTTCGCCGCTCCGCTTCGCCGTGCTCAACGGCGAAGTCTGGACCAGCAACCGGCGGTTCCAGCGCACCGGCCGCCTTCGCATGGTCACTCTCTTCTTCTGGACATTGCTGAACAGCAATAACCGCCGCCACTTCCAGCGCGACCACGGCTACTGGCGTCCCGCTGCAGCCAAGGCGGCGAACAGTTAGATCGGCGGCAGCCCCGTAAAGCTGCTGTTCAGCCTCTCCCGCCGCTCGCCCGGCCGCTGGTCCTCGATCTTTCTCAGGTCGCTATCGCCGATCACCTGGCCGTACTCCAGCACGGTCACCATCAGCACGCCGCCACACACATTGCCAGCCACCGCCAAACCAAGCCAGCGCGGATAGGCCCACCACGGCAGGTGGTGCGTCAGCACGGCGGCGATCACCTCGCCACTGCCCGCGATGCAGTGCGCAAACCCGCCCAGCCCCACCACAAACGCCAGGCTGAAGATGATCATCACCGACCCGGTAATTGAGTGCGAGCCACTCACCAGCCACGCCACGCTCGCAATCATCCATCCGCCCATCACGCCGCTCCAGAAGATGGTCGCAACAGGATGCTGCGATGCTTCCACGCCCAGGTGCACCAGCGCTTCCAGGATCTTCGGATTGAGCGCCGGCGTGTAACTGGCCAGGCCTGCAAACGCTGCCGCGCCCAGCACGTTTCCGGGCAACACCAGCGACCACAGCCGCAGGGTGCTCCACACATGCTTCTTGCGCGCCAGCACCAGCGCCACCGGGTACAGCGTGTTCTCGGTGAAGAGCTGCGCGCGCCCCAGGATCACCGCGATAAAGCCAAGCGGATAGAACAGCTTCGCACAGAACGACGCCACCGGACCGTTGCCCAGCAGCGCCAGTGCGATCGCCGTTCCCAGCGCCGACAAGCCCATAAATGTTCCGCCAGCAAATCCCGAGATAAACAGCGACGGCGCCGTCCGCTTCAGTTCATCTTCGGCATTGCTCAGCACCTGCCGATAGATCTGCTCGGCGCTGGGTCGCTCCAGGTTCTGCTGGCTTGACTGTCCGGCGGCCGCTGCGTCAGCGGCCTGGGTGGCTTCTTCGGTTGGCATGCTCAGGTCTGATGCGCCGCAGACCTCGCCATTCGCTTCTCACCCTAACTTTGCTTTCCGCTTGCCACGTCGCGCCCCGTCAGCACCTCGCGGACCAGCGGTTTCCGGACGTAGTCCTGATCCGCAATCCGCAGCGTCTCGCGCAGCATCCGCTCCGGCTCGTCCAGCAGCGCCGCATCCTCGCTGAACATCGTGACCAGCGGCTGTCCCTCCGCGATGCGATCCCCGAGCTTCACGTGCATCTCGATCCCGGCGTGCGCCGCAACCGGCCCGCCCGGCACCTCGCGCCCCGCACCCAGCCGCTGCACCGCCCAGCCCACCTCGGTGCAATCCATGCTCACCAGCGTTCCGCTCCGGTCCGCCTTCAGCACGCGCGTCGCCGCAGGCTTGTGCTGCGCCGCGGGATCGTCAAACACGCTCACATCGCCCCCGTGCAGCCGCACCATCTCCAGCCACTTGGCATACGCGCTGCCGTCACGCAGTAACTCTGTTGCCCGCTGCTTTCCTTCCTCCGCACTCGAAGCTTCCGCGCCCAAAAACAGCATCCACCCGGCCAACGTCGTCGACAGATCCACCAGGTCGGCACTCAGCGCATGAGCGCGGTTCTGCAGAATGTCGACGCACTCCCAAACCTCAACCCAGTTGCCCGCAAATCGACCCAGCGGCTCGTCCATGCGCGTCAGCAGCGCAACCGTCTTTGTCCCGCTCGCCTCACCCGTCGCGACCATCAGCTCTGCCAGGTGCCGCGCGTCTTCATCGCGCCGCATGAACGCTCCACTGCCGGTCTTCACATCCAGCACCAGCCCATTCAGCCCGCTCGCCAGCTTCTTGCTCATGATGCTCGCGCAGATCAGGTTCGGCGACTCCACCGTCCCGGTGTGATCGCGCAACGCATACAGAATGCGGTCCGCCGGCACCAGGTTCTTCGTCTGCCCGATCATGCTCGCACCGCACGCTTGCAGCACGCGGCCAAACTCCGCGAGCGACAACTGCGTGTTGTAGCCCGGGATCGTCTCCATCTTGTCCAGCGTTCCGCCGGTATGCCCCAACGACCGCCCGCTGATCATCGGATCCGCCAGCCCCGCCGCCGCCACAATAGGCGCAATCAGCAGCGACGTCTTATCACCCACGCCACCCGTCGAGTGCTTGTCCACCGTGAACTTGCCCAGAAACGCCGAGTCGAACGTCTCTCCCGAGTACCGCATCGCCGACGTCAAATCCGCCAACTCCCGCCGCGACAGTCCACGCTGAAACACCGCCATCAGCAGCGAAGCAATCCGCGCATCGGTGATGCTCCCGTCCACCACACCGACCACAAAGCTCTGGATCTCTTCGCGAGAAAGCTCCTTGCCATCGCGCTTCCGCAGGATCATGTCGATCGGATGAATCGGTGAACTCATAGACAGGCTCCTAGCCATTCGTCGCTCTCGATCTGGCGAAGCTTGCCTTCGGTAAACCTAAGTGCTGTACCGAAATAGTGGTGATCGCAATACCAGACCCGACGACCTTCTTGCGCGATGATGAGTAAGTCGTCGCCGCGTCCGATCGTATTTAGCCCGAGCGCCTTCACTTCGGCTTCAGCCTCGCTCAGCGGCTCGCCCAGCGCGAATCGCCCTCTCATTTTCGATGTCTGGATCGCCGTCGCGGCACGTGCACGATCGTCCTGCTGCTGCCCTCTAACCTCGACAAAGGTTGTAATCGCAGCCGCGATGGCTACAAAGCCTGCTACTACGACCACCATGCCACGAACGACTCGCAACCATCTCGATTTGCCCCTCATGCGATTGTCTTGATTGCGAACTCGGCGGGGAGCAAGTCCGCCAAAGTGCATTCATCCGGCTTGCCGTTATCACCCGGATAGATAATCCGGCAGCTACCCTCAGCAAACTCAGCAATCGTCTGCCGGCACGCACCGCAGGGCTGGCATGCCACGCCCGCATCCGCATTCGCCACGGCAACCGCCACCACTTCTATCCCCGGCCCATGCTCCGCAACGGCACGCGCAATTGCCGTCTGCTCCGCGCAGGTCGTCAGGCGATAGCTCACGTTCTCCACGTTGCAACCGGTGACCGTCTCGCCTGACGAGAGCAGAACCGCCGCACCCACATAGAACCGGCTATACGGCGCATACGCGTTGCGCGCTGCCTCCGCCGCGGCCTGGCGCAACGCCTCTGCCTGTGAGTCAGAAAGCGTTCCGGACTGCAGTGTTTGCGGCATAGAAAGCTGAGGCTAAACCCATGCATTCCGTAGCGCAAGCGTGCGGCGGGGCAGGGCGGTACCGCATCCAATACCGAGCGCCCGGATATGCCGACAAAGTCCAAAAGCGAGATGAAGCCGAAGTCCAAGGAGACGCGCGCGAAGCGTGCTGCAGCCGGGAAACAGGCCACCTCTGAAAGCGGATTACCTGCTGCTTCCACCGCATCCGCAGCGCCGCAGCGCGACGTCCTCGAACTCTTCCACCCGGTCACCGCCGAGTGGTTCCGTCAGGTCTTCGAAGGTCCCACCCAGCCGCAGCGCGAAGGCTGGCCCGCCATCGCCAGCGGCGACTCCACGCTCATCCTCGCCCCTACCGGCACCGGCAAGACGCTCACCGCGTTCCTGTGGTGCCTCGACAAACTCATGCTGCAGGACACGCGCGCGAAAGGCGCGATCGCCGCAGCCGCGCTTCCCACACCCAAGCCCATCCGCGCCCGCCGCAAGAAGGGCGAAAAGCCCGAACCCAAGCCGCTGCTCGCCCCCGGCACCGGCGTTCGCGTCATCTACATCTCGCCGCTCAAAGCGCTCGCCGTCGACGTGGAACGCAACCTCCGCTCGCCCCTCGCCGGCATCAGCAACATGGCGCAACGCATGGGCGTTCCCGTGCACACGCCCGAGATCAGCGTTCGCACCGGCGACACGCCTCTCGCCGAACGCGCCAGGTTCGCCAAGCATCCCGGCGACATCCTCATCACCACGCCCGAGTCGCTCTACCTCCTGCTCACCTCGAACGCCAGCGAGGCGCTGCGCACTGTCGAAACCGTCATCATCGACGAGATCCACGCGCTCGTCCCCTCCAAGCGCGGCGCGCACATGGCGCTCTCGCTCGAACGCCTCGAAGCCCTGACCGGCCGCAAGGTCCAGCGCATCGGCCTCTCCGCCACACAGCGTCCCCTCGAGGAAGTCGCCCGCTTCCTCGGCGGAGCCGACGGCTTCGCGACAACAGGGAACAGGGAAGGGGGCCTAGGCAACAGCGAATCGGCCCCGGGGACTTCCACCGGACCCGTGACACCCGCAACTGCGGCTTTAGCCGCCGAGGTAGATAGGGAACCCGCAGCACACCGCGGCTTTAGCGGTCGAGGTGACGATCTAACCGCCGATAACGCAGCACTCGTCACTTCGGACGACGCTCAAACGGTCGTACAAGCGTTTGAACCGATCGATACCGTCGCCATCGCACCCGAGATCGGCGAACAAGCCGGCACTGCAGCCCTCGCTCTCGGCGATAACGACCCACCCTCCTCCAACGGCACCATCGAACCCTTCGGCATCCGCTACCGCCCCGTCACCATCGTCAACGCCGGCGCCCGTAAAGTCCTCGAGCTCACCGTCGAGGTCCCCGTCGAAGACATGGCCCGCCTCGGCGAAATCCAGGACACGCCCAGCGGTCCTGCCTCGCAGGGCCCCAAGCGCACCAGCATATGGCAAAGCATCCACCCGCGTCTGCTTGAAATCATCCGCGCACACACCTCCACCATCCTTTTCGTCAACGCGCGCCGCATCGCCGAACGTCTCGCCGGCGCCATCAACGAACTCGCCGGCGAGCAGATCGCCCGCGCGCATCACGGCTCGCTCGCCGCCTCGCAGCGCAGCGAAATCGAAGAGCTGCTCAAGGCCGGTCACATCCGCGCGCTCGTCGCCACGTCGTCGCTCGAACTCGGCATCGACATGGGGGCGGTCGACCTCGTCATCCAGATCGAAGCGCCACCCTCAGTCGCCAGCGGCATGCAGCGCATCGGCCGCGCCGGTCACCAGGTGGGCGCGCCGTCTAAGGGCATCATCTTCCCCAAGTACCGCGCCGACCTCATCGCCTGCGCCGCCGTCACGCGCGCCATGCACGAGGGCCACGTCGAATCCACGCGCTATCTGCGCAACGCGCTCGACGTGCTCGCGCAGCAGATGGTCGCTATCATCGCGCATCCGCCGCTCGACGAAGAAGCCGCCGCGCGCCGCATCCGCAAGTTCCGCAGCGACGAAGACGAGTCGCCGGGCATCAGCTACGACCGCCTGCTCGGCATCATCCGCTCCTGCTCCGGCTACGCCGGCCTCAGCATCTCCGTCTTCGACGGCGTGCTCGACATGCTCGCCGGCCGGTACCCCTCCGACGAGTTCGGCGAGCTGCGCCCGCGCGTCACCTGGGACCGCCAGCGCGGCTGGATCACCCCGCGCCAGGGCGTCAAGAAAATTGCCATTCTCAACGGCGGCACCATCCCCGACCGCGGCCTCTTCGGCGTCTTCCTCTCCGGCGAGCGCAACCGCCCCATCCGCGTCGGCGAGCTCGACGAGGAGATGGTCTTCGAGGCCCGCACCGGCGAAACCTTCGTGCTCGGCGCCAGCACCTGGCGCATCGACGAGATCACGCACGACCGCGTCCTCGTCTCGCCCGCGCCCGGCGAACCCGGCAAGATGCCCTTCTGGCACGGCGACCAGGCCGGTCGCCCGCTGGAGTTCGGCCGCCGCATCGGCACCCTCATCCGCGAACTCCGCGACATGCCGCGCAACGCCGCCGTCACGCGCCTCACCCGCGAGCACGACCTCGACCAACTCGCCGCCGAAAACGTCCTGCGCTACCTCGCCGATCAGGAGGTCGCCACCGAGATCGTCCCCGACGACCGCACCATCGTCGTCGAACGCGTGCGCGACGAACTCGGCGACTGGCGCGTCTGCGTCATGACGCCCTTCGGCTCGCGCGTCCACGCGCCATGGGCCATGGCGGTCACCGGCCGCATCCGCGCCGCCGGCGGTGCCGACGTGGAAGCCATGTGGAGCGAGGACGGCTTCGTCATCCGCTTCCCCGAAGCCGATACCGCGCCCGACGTCGACCAGTTCTTCCCCGAGGGTCAGGAAGCCGCCGAGTTCGTCCAGCGTCAGCTTGGCTCCACCGCTCTCTTCGCTGCCAAGTTCCGCGAGGCTGCCGCTCGCGCCCTCCTCCTGCCGCGTCGTCGCGCCGACGGTCGCGCACCGCTCTGGCAGCAGCGCAAGCGCGCCTACGACCTGCTCAGCGTCGCCGCGCGCTACCCGCAATTTCCCATGCTGCTTGAGGCGTATCGCGAGTGCCTGCGCGACGTCTTCGACATGCCCGCCCTGCGCGAAATCCTGCAACAGATCGCGCAACGCCAGATTCGCGTCCACACCGTCGATTCGCGCACGCCATCCCCCTTCGCCTCCGCTCTGCTCTTCAGCTACGTCGCCAACTACATCTACGACGGTGACGCCCCACTCGCCGAACGTCGCGCCCAGGCGCTCAGCATCGACCAGGAGCAACTGCGCGAACTCCTCGGCGACGCCGACCTCCGCGAACTACTCGACGCGAACGCCATCGAAGAAACCGAGGAGCAGCTCCAGATGCTCGCGCCCGACTACCGCGCGCGCTCCATGGACGGCATCCACGATCTGCTGCTCCGCCTCGGTGACCTGAACCGCGCCGAACTCCTCAAGCGCGTCACCTCGGCCGAGGTCGCCATCACCGTCGACCGCCTGCAGAAGGCGCGCCGCGTCATCGAACTCATGATCGGCGGCGAGAAGCGCCTCATCGCCGTCGAAGACGTCGCCCGCTACCGCGACGCGCTCGGCATCCCGCTGCCGCCCGGCCTGCCCACCGCCTTCCTCGAGCCCGCGCCCGACGCTATGCTCGACCTCATTCGCCGCTTCGGCCGCACCCACGGCCCGTTCACCACGGCCGAAGTCGCCGCGCGCTTCCGCATCCCCACCGAAACCGCCGAGGCCGTCCTGCAGCGCCTCGTACAAACCGGCCGCGTCGTCGAGGGCGCCTTCAAACCCGGTGGTCTCAGCCGCGAGTGGTGCGACGCCGAGGTCCTACGCACCATCCGCCGACGCTCGCTCGCCAAGCTTCGCAAAGAGGTCGAGCCCGTCGAGCAGCAGACGCTCGCGCGCCTCTTCACGCACTGGCAGGGTGTGCTCACACCCCGCCGCGGCCTCGACGCTCTGCTCGACGTAGTCGAAACCCTGCAGGGCGCACCCCTACCCGCGTCGCTGCTCGAAACCGAGATCCTGCCCGCGCGCATCGCCGGGTACAAGCCCGCCGATCTCGACACGCTCATCGCCGCGGGCGAGGTCACCTGGGCCGGCCTCGAACCTCTCGGCGAGCGCGACGGCCGCATCGGCCTCTACCTCGCCGAAAAACTCCCGTTGCTCTGGCCCGTCGTAAACACGCAGCAAGCCGCCGCGGTCATCGAATCCGAATCGCCCACCAAAGATCGCGAAGACCGCGTTCTCGAGTACCTCCGTGCGCACGGCGCCTCGTTCTTCCAGAACATCCACGACGGCACCGGCGGCGGTTACCCCGGCGAAACCATCGACTCGCTCTGGAATCTCGTC contains:
- a CDS encoding NupC/NupG family nucleoside CNT transporter; the encoded protein is MARFTGLLGLVVLLGVAYALSTDRRAIRWRTVAWGLGLQVLFAFLVIRFPYGQIALHNIAGAVTSLLAHSVDGSSLVFGKLGDPKSPLQVFAFAVLPTIIFVSALFAVLYHLGIMQWVIRGVAWIMQRTMGTSGAESTNVAASIFMGQTEAPLTIRPFLNGATRSELMTIMTSGMAHVSGGIMAAYISFGIRAQDLLSAVIMTAPGTILVAKMLVPETEVPATLGTVHIESEDEHKSENLIGSIARGTIDGGQLAFNVAIMLISFLALVGLLNGILLGIHNLIGVHTIGGHAVAFPSSLNVILGFFCAPIAWLIGIPWHDAPTIGNLIGTRAVLNEFIAYTQLGQLANAGAISTRTLAIATFALCGFANLGSVGMQIGGIGALIPSRRNELARLGMRAMLAGTMANLMSASIVSMLIR
- a CDS encoding UDP-2,3-diacylglucosamine diphosphatase, whose protein sequence is MAPDRMARNHQASASPVAPCEELPAETTTAPPAALPISTCDTLILSDLHLGAEVSRAADAMHLIESVDFRQLILLGDIFHDLNFGRLTGAHWKFLSAIRKLSNPKRRRKVIWVEGNHDVGLSQLMSHLVGVPVYQRYVWEYGGKRHLAIHGHQFDRFVNRNVLLSRFFEWFYNNAQKFDSKQKSMSRWLDRLSTRWLRLSDKVAEGALQYAQEGRADRIFCGHTHESRTETRNGVEYFNTGAWMDQNATFIAVDLRGVHLHVYPNRVPGRVADRHPGKERVTLPARSADLVDPAGLPAHPFYESLRC
- a CDS encoding glycosyltransferase → MQIVIPAKNESRFLPDLLTSLTRQDYPLIRSTKVFVADAASTDDTVALALSFRPTLDIHILPGGMPSVGRNRGARAGNAQFTLFLDADVELQDPTLIRRALEAAQRRKFHCVTVDIQCKDGRPSDRWLYRGNNRMQRLSQWFLPFGTGMFLLFQSARFHELGGFSEDALFAEDYLLTKQVSPLRFAVLNGEVWTSNRRFQRTGRLRMVTLFFWTLLNSNNRRHFQRDHGYWRPAAAKAANS
- a CDS encoding formate/nitrite transporter family protein produces the protein MPTEEATQAADAAAAGQSSQQNLERPSAEQIYRQVLSNAEDELKRTAPSLFISGFAGGTFMGLSALGTAIALALLGNGPVASFCAKLFYPLGFIAVILGRAQLFTENTLYPVALVLARKKHVWSTLRLWSLVLPGNVLGAAAFAGLASYTPALNPKILEALVHLGVEASQHPVATIFWSGVMGGWMIASVAWLVSGSHSITGSVMIIFSLAFVVGLGGFAHCIAGSGEVIAAVLTHHLPWWAYPRWLGLAVAGNVCGGVLMVTVLEYGQVIGDSDLRKIEDQRPGERRERLNSSFTGLPPI
- a CDS encoding thymidine phosphorylase; this translates as MSSPIHPIDMILRKRDGKELSREEIQSFVVGVVDGSITDARIASLLMAVFQRGLSRRELADLTSAMRYSGETFDSAFLGKFTVDKHSTGGVGDKTSLLIAPIVAAAGLADPMISGRSLGHTGGTLDKMETIPGYNTQLSLAEFGRVLQACGASMIGQTKNLVPADRILYALRDHTGTVESPNLICASIMSKKLASGLNGLVLDVKTGSGAFMRRDEDARHLAELMVATGEASGTKTVALLTRMDEPLGRFAGNWVEVWECVDILQNRAHALSADLVDLSTTLAGWMLFLGAEASSAEEGKQRATELLRDGSAYAKWLEMVRLHGGDVSVFDDPAAQHKPAATRVLKADRSGTLVSMDCTEVGWAVQRLGAGREVPGGPVAAHAGIEMHVKLGDRIAEGQPLVTMFSEDAALLDEPERMLRETLRIADQDYVRKPLVREVLTGRDVASGKQS
- the cdd gene encoding cytidine deaminase, yielding MPQTLQSGTLSDSQAEALRQAAAEAARNAYAPYSRFYVGAAVLLSSGETVTGCNVENVSYRLTTCAEQTAIARAVAEHGPGIEVVAVAVANADAGVACQPCGACRQTIAEFAEGSCRIIYPGDNGKPDECTLADLLPAEFAIKTIA
- a CDS encoding Lhr family helicase, coding for MKPKSKETRAKRAAAGKQATSESGLPAASTASAAPQRDVLELFHPVTAEWFRQVFEGPTQPQREGWPAIASGDSTLILAPTGTGKTLTAFLWCLDKLMLQDTRAKGAIAAAALPTPKPIRARRKKGEKPEPKPLLAPGTGVRVIYISPLKALAVDVERNLRSPLAGISNMAQRMGVPVHTPEISVRTGDTPLAERARFAKHPGDILITTPESLYLLLTSNASEALRTVETVIIDEIHALVPSKRGAHMALSLERLEALTGRKVQRIGLSATQRPLEEVARFLGGADGFATTGNREGGLGNSESAPGTSTGPVTPATAALAAEVDREPAAHRGFSGRGDDLTADNAALVTSDDAQTVVQAFEPIDTVAIAPEIGEQAGTAALALGDNDPPSSNGTIEPFGIRYRPVTIVNAGARKVLELTVEVPVEDMARLGEIQDTPSGPASQGPKRTSIWQSIHPRLLEIIRAHTSTILFVNARRIAERLAGAINELAGEQIARAHHGSLAASQRSEIEELLKAGHIRALVATSSLELGIDMGAVDLVIQIEAPPSVASGMQRIGRAGHQVGAPSKGIIFPKYRADLIACAAVTRAMHEGHVESTRYLRNALDVLAQQMVAIIAHPPLDEEAAARRIRKFRSDEDESPGISYDRLLGIIRSCSGYAGLSISVFDGVLDMLAGRYPSDEFGELRPRVTWDRQRGWITPRQGVKKIAILNGGTIPDRGLFGVFLSGERNRPIRVGELDEEMVFEARTGETFVLGASTWRIDEITHDRVLVSPAPGEPGKMPFWHGDQAGRPLEFGRRIGTLIRELRDMPRNAAVTRLTREHDLDQLAAENVLRYLADQEVATEIVPDDRTIVVERVRDELGDWRVCVMTPFGSRVHAPWAMAVTGRIRAAGGADVEAMWSEDGFVIRFPEADTAPDVDQFFPEGQEAAEFVQRQLGSTALFAAKFREAAARALLLPRRRADGRAPLWQQRKRAYDLLSVAARYPQFPMLLEAYRECLRDVFDMPALREILQQIAQRQIRVHTVDSRTPSPFASALLFSYVANYIYDGDAPLAERRAQALSIDQEQLRELLGDADLRELLDANAIEETEEQLQMLAPDYRARSMDGIHDLLLRLGDLNRAELLKRVTSAEVAITVDRLQKARRVIELMIGGEKRLIAVEDVARYRDALGIPLPPGLPTAFLEPAPDAMLDLIRRFGRTHGPFTTAEVAARFRIPTETAEAVLQRLVQTGRVVEGAFKPGGLSREWCDAEVLRTIRRRSLAKLRKEVEPVEQQTLARLFTHWQGVLTPRRGLDALLDVVETLQGAPLPASLLETEILPARIAGYKPADLDTLIAAGEVTWAGLEPLGERDGRIGLYLAEKLPLLWPVVNTQQAAAVIESESPTKDREDRVLEYLRAHGASFFQNIHDGTGGGYPGETIDSLWNLVWRGAVTNDSLQSLRAYTDRNAVNGRGTTNHQGKPQRRIHNQAASFRSRRTTPPTVQGRWALHPAYFASQSKSATDPQRSATEWSHAEAHQLLQRYGVVFRETAHAENLPGGFSAIYDVLKALEESGKIRRGYFAADLGATQFALPSALDLLRSLRTKRPDTDPEMIVLAATDPANPYGALLKWPQPADGGGSLTRTVGARVVLADGALVAYLRRGNPNLQIFLPEEDPQRTQVMRALARYFVIMGQAGSGRIGEAATDQSGRVGMLISSINGVAVAEHPMARALLDAGFQAAPMGFNLRRNLPPLPATMLTAQNGGRPAGNA